From a single Paenibacillus sp. FSL W8-0426 genomic region:
- a CDS encoding ROK family protein, with amino-acid sequence MLKRSHSSIHKQIYDRIAYLGTVSKADLLEYFTITSSSMTRILEDMLGQKKIVVSGLGSSTGGRKPILFQTNPSYGYLLGLDISRISSSLGLYDLHLQPLALSRWKMDRDLTPERFVELVVQETQAMLEKHQIAAEQVLGLGIGAVGPLDPKQGIILQPDFFPSEAWNNVPICRMLEEQLHIKARLDNGANTALLAEHWALRDDTCEHMLYVHSGVSIRSAIMSGGKILRGAADTEGAIGQMIIQTGGKRLRDKGNYGALEAYVSVPSLEERVSAQLKIGRESVLSGLPPEQIHFAALAEALEQNDALVKELFTETASYLGIGLANLINTVHPEYVILGGALVNAHPLVYETAIQIARKNIYHYPEYDPVFSQGELRDEGVVTGAALMILQEWDG; translated from the coding sequence ATGCTTAAACGTTCCCATTCTTCAATTCATAAACAGATTTACGATCGGATCGCTTACCTTGGCACCGTCTCCAAAGCCGATCTGCTGGAATATTTCACGATTACGAGCAGCAGCATGACACGTATTTTGGAAGATATGCTGGGCCAAAAAAAGATCGTCGTTTCCGGATTGGGCAGCTCCACCGGAGGACGCAAGCCGATTCTGTTCCAAACCAACCCATCCTACGGCTATTTGCTTGGGCTGGATATATCGCGAATAAGCTCTTCGCTGGGGTTATATGACCTTCACCTCCAACCACTGGCCCTCTCTCGCTGGAAAATGGATCGTGATTTAACGCCGGAGCGCTTCGTGGAACTGGTAGTCCAAGAAACGCAAGCGATGCTGGAGAAACATCAGATTGCCGCAGAGCAGGTGCTCGGGCTCGGCATAGGTGCTGTCGGACCTCTGGATCCGAAGCAAGGCATTATCCTGCAGCCGGACTTTTTCCCGTCCGAAGCGTGGAACAACGTGCCGATCTGCCGTATGCTGGAGGAACAGCTTCATATTAAGGCACGGCTGGACAATGGGGCCAACACGGCTTTGCTTGCGGAGCATTGGGCGCTGCGAGACGATACCTGTGAACACATGTTATATGTGCACTCGGGGGTCAGTATCCGCTCGGCCATCATGTCCGGCGGCAAAATCCTGCGCGGTGCGGCGGATACCGAAGGGGCCATCGGACAGATGATTATTCAGACGGGCGGCAAAAGGCTGCGGGACAAAGGCAACTACGGCGCCCTGGAAGCCTACGTCTCCGTCCCGTCGCTGGAGGAGCGGGTAAGCGCTCAGCTCAAAATCGGCCGGGAAAGCGTCCTGTCCGGACTGCCGCCGGAGCAAATCCATTTCGCGGCATTGGCCGAAGCGCTTGAACAGAACGACGCTTTGGTCAAGGAGCTTTTTACGGAAACCGCCTCTTATCTGGGCATTGGGCTGGCCAACCTGATCAATACGGTTCATCCGGAATACGTCATTTTGGGTGGAGCTCTCGTCAACGCGCATCCGCTGGTCTACGAGACGGCCATTCAGATTGCCCGCAAAAACATCTATCATTATCCCGAGTACGATCCGGTCTTCTCTCAAGGGGAGCTGCGGGACGAAGGCGTGGTCACCGGCGCAGCGCTGATGATTTTGCAGGAATGGGATGGATGA